Genomic segment of Arachis hypogaea cultivar Tifrunner chromosome 16, arahy.Tifrunner.gnm2.J5K5, whole genome shotgun sequence:
aggaggttgatcaaagcggtcttcaattcaaaattcgcattcaaattggggtgagttacatgaaggggttgaaggacataatccggtgcacccgcttccttgatggtaactctccgtggagcgtccatggtattagtacctaaaacaaaaggagaattgttagtgagattgatgggagtatgattaatgccttctttgagtgacggttcaatgttcacttctagtaaggtggttgaggtggtgaaaacctcttcaccctttccaaatcttagccgcctccgagcttgtctaatatgaaacaaagttcgttctatttccggatcaaaagggattaagctcggattcggttgtgaacgcgtcatgcaatgaaggagaAATGGAATTCATTGTAACGATGAGGAGTTAGTCAATTGAGCAATTTACAATGaagtgcaactatgtacatatatacatgcttaatccaaaacaataacatggcacactaagcaaaatttcccggcaacggcgccatttttgacaaatgaatttttgtcggtatagaaattatcaaatgatcaatcgtagtatagtctaaaccgacgcaaaatcctttatcaaacaaatctacaatctatatccgagagtactagtctcccgagtcgttctcccttggaattgccaaagtgtacatcttattgatttagtaagctttgttggaattctttgagGGTTTTAGCAAGGTAATGAGAAAcgaacaatcaattatcaaaagacttggcttagggttggcattggaaattctatccttatagtccatacAATGTTgataacaattaggccttgcttcatttagttatcccctaggtgtagagggaggtcaaatgaaagtaatcaacttgagtcacaagtcctagcttcaccttatgggaatctagctttagtgtactccaagccaactagcaatccctaattccaaatcaactattgatacaactattcaacttcttccaaagaccaaaccctatgccaagtgtgaaaattctactccatggctagtgttgtcattttatcaaacatgtgatgagcaagaaggaaagtcatagtaaaatgagaagaaaagtcaaattgaaagtgttgcaacacaaagatctaacaacaagtctcaaagagtagcaatgaaaatccaaaatagagatgaaatccaaaactacaaagttgaactctagatctatgagaattgatcaattgtatctactacttgaaattggagaagaaaatctatgacatgaacaaagtggagtgagaattgtaatggatctcaccaaaaagtcattgagaattcagaaattagatgaggatgaaccctagtgaagcttggaatcttCCTCTGCTTCTCccaaaaagtgtaactaactctctcctctccccaaaaaaaaggaaaaatctagatctagaagaaaatgaactaaaagtgtccttaacccttgttcctttgatcttcttaagcttttcccaccaaggtgtttctccaagagtgggatccttaactgcctccaagcctaagtcacgtgacttcttaaaaaaatcatgttcgcaaatcggcgcgtacgcgcaaggcacgcgcacgcgccgttgagacgtcttgtaatgtgcgcggaggcgtgatgtacgcgtgcgcgcccatgaagatcctggcttagccgcttctcaagccggctcgtgacttggctcttggctttggcttcatgttgccctatccgcgcgggcgcgcaaggtgcgcgcacgcgcccatgcagAAATTTCCAaggcttaatcctcatgcttccttcctttgcacccgtcttccttctctctttcggtccattcctactctatatcctgaaaccacttaacacacaagtcacggcatcgaatggcatcaagagaagattagaaatgtatctgttttagtgcgaaataagcatgttttcattcatgaggcaaaactaggggaggaatgcaaaatcttgtattttcatatagaaagtgtgtggaatcattgataaaacccctgaaatcagcacaagataaaccctcaaattggggtttgtcaggggGCTGAACGCCGCCAAACTGTGGTAACACTCGATCAACCTGATGCCACTCAACTACCGCAAAATATATCAGGGACATCACacaccgctaacataaaccacgtgcaaaaaccattaacaaaaacaacaAACACTAACCACTAAAACCGTTAACAAAAACCGCTATCCTATACCTCTATCCTAAACCACTACCCTAAACCACTAACAGTCACTAAAACCACtatcaaaaaccattaacaaaaatcactaacaaaaaccactagcCTATACCACTATCCTAAACCGCTAACACTAACATAAAGCACTATCAAaaatcattaacaaaaaccacTGGCCTACAACACTATCCTAAACCACTAACAATAACATAAACCACtatcaaaaaccattaacaaatacCACTATCATAAAACCACTATCATAAACCACGAACAAATATCACTATCATAAACCGCTTTCATCAACCGCTACCATTAACAAAAAACACTATCAACAGCGCAACATCAGAaaccactaacctcgtcgttgatcaccCCGGCGATATGAGCAACTCCGTCCAAACGATAAAGCCtccccggatcgtcccccatcgctTGAATATGCCGCTCCGGTCTTACTTGACCCGAATGttggtcgttttctctgggatttggtgagGTATGAGAATGAGAAAGTGATTCGAATGAACttggttcgaactccttatataggcgAAACccttgtaattcgaatcaactagaTTCGAATTACTTAGTGTAACCAAATTCACGTAATTCGAGTCAATATGATTCGAACTCTACTCGTGTACCCTTctcctagtaattcgaattgatataattCGAACTACCCTTATATAAATCGAACGAATTCGATTCGAATTACTAACGAATTTTGCATGCATAATTCGACgctagttgattcgaattacgtgGGAATAGTCCATGTGAGTAATTCGAATTGAATCAATTCGAATTATGTGCAAAAAtgattcgaatcatattgattcgaattatataaaaatgtgtTCTGGTGGATTGTGgtatcaaaatttgatttggcGGATTTGGGTTAAAATGAGCTCTCCTTGGCTCATTTGGATTTTTTacccaaaatattaaaaaataattaatcaaattaattagatgatataattgaattattataattaatgaaatttaataaattaaaaataaataaaaagatactcTAATAAATATGTTACGTTAGCTTtattattaaatgtaaaaatttaattttaatataatataataaataatagatatagatAATAGATCaaatgaaggaaaaaaaattagtacCTATGGAAATTATACCTAATTTATCTAAAAGTAGAAATAGAGTTGGTGAATACTGAATACTAcctttttatgtttaaattttacgAGTGAAACTAGTAAAATCACCGACGAAAAAGAGACACCatagaaaatgaaagtaaaatcAAGCTCTGCTGCTGACACCGGTTTTATGGTGGTGTTTTTCAAAGCAGCGTAACGTGTTTTCTATCTTCTGTGTCAGCTTCAGCTTCATCACTCTGATATTAAGTTTGTGAGAGACACATTAATGTTGTCACGTTTATCTTAGTTCGTGTGTTAGAACTTAGAAGAGCTTCAAGAACTCTTGTGGTAGTTCCAATGTAAGAGTCAATGCCAAGTAAGGTACTAAATATTatagttctcttttttttttttttaattgaaaattccACAAGCAACTCATGTTGGTGTTTGTTTCTGGATATGCAtgcaaaaaaggaaaaatattggAACCTCCTAGGAGGTCCATGTtgactaaattaaatttttttatgatattcaaTTTAAATGGAATCTTTTGTTCTTGTCTTCTTTTTCTCATAGAAGAGTCGCATATTGTTGTTTTCTCTGTTCATGAAGTTAAACTGCTCTTAAgtccttttcatttttttttttttattgtttcgtTTTGTATCTTCTGTTGTAGTTCGGAGTAAAAAATTGAGGGTTGAAATTTCATTATTGCATGGTGGATAAGGTATCATCAAAATTGAACCTTTTCTTGTTGCATGTCACAGTAAACGACTAGTTTGTGGTTTGGTCAATGGTAGTTTCaaattttggttggttttgacTTTGAAGTTCCAATCTTTCCCCTGTTTCTGGATTTTGATTTCTGCctccaaaggagaagaaaaggtGAGTTTCTCTTCCATTTTTTCATTTTGCTTCTTTGAGTTTCTAACTCAATTTTGTTTCAGTAGAATTTAATTTCCTGAATCATATGACAATAAAATTTGCTTTTTGAGCATATATATTACTTATTTGAAAATTCATAAACTGGTTTTGTAGAATTGAATTTATGTGTGGAACTCAGCAGTCAGAATCTTGGTCTATCTATTCCACAACTATGCTTgaatttgaacaaaaaataaaaatttctggTGTCAACTTTCTTGATTTTTTTGCATTTCAATTTGAGTTTATGTTAGCTACATgtgagacttttttattttttattttttaagtttttgtgGTATATTATTCCACAGAGATGCTATGGTCATTCTAGACAACTGATAATTGTTGAAGAATTTTAGCAAAATGGGTCAAGAATTCTCTTCCTTCTTTCGGTTCGAGTCGAAGAGGTTGCTATGGTTCATTGGCATTACTTTTGCAACAATTGTAGCTTTCCAGTATCTTGAGCTTCCATATGGTAATGTTCTGCTCTCTCTATTCTCTGCCGGCAATATACCTACATCAGGAAGTAATAAAATCCAGGGCAAAGATCCTCCTCCGGTGCCGGAACCTATTAACAATGTAACCATTTTCAATCAAGGAAATGTGACTATTGAAAGTTCCCTTGAGACAGATAATAGAACTAGAGTGTCAGGGGTAAATGATAGTTTTTTCGACTTGGAACCAAGAAACCAAGCAAACAGTTCTCTAGAACTTGGTGAATCTAACAAAAGTTCGACGGTAGAGGGTATTGAGAAAACAGGTAATGTATCTGTGGGATGGAAGGAAGAAAATCTTAGGCTTAGCAGTTATAACAATTCTATGGGTTTGGATCTTTTGACAAATCATTCTGGAGAAGAAAACGTTTCAAGACCAGAACATGAGTCTGCTAGCCTTAATGCTAATTCTACTCCATCTATGACAAATGTGAGCCCGAGAATTTCGACTAAGGTGACTTCGAATGATTCAAACATACCTTTATTTCAGAAAGACAAAAAGTCTaattccatgaaagaagagaatgaaggcAATACACAAACTAAGAATTCTGCTACAGTCAGCATGCCTAAGGAGAATCACAATTCTCATGTGGCAGTTCCGGAAGTGACAACAGTGTCTGAAATGAACAAGTTATTTCTTCAAAGTCACGCTTCATATCGTTCTATGGTATGTGATTATGAACTATGAGAATTAAGCTTTATATTCATGACATTAGTATATATATTTGCATTCTGATATTCTCATGCTGTCTTGTGCCATTAATTGGTTGCTAGAGGCCAAAGTGGTCTTCAGGAGTTGATCAGGAGTTACTATGGGCGAGATCAGAGATCGAACATGCACCAATTGTAAAGAACGATCCGGATTTATATGGTCCTATTTATCACAATGTATCCATGTTCAAGaggtaattttttaaattaagattcCGATGAAACCGGTTCACACTGATATCATCTCAGATTCCAATAACAATATTTTGTCCTGAGTTCTTTTCCTTAAATTAGACtatagttaatatttttttttaacgaCAACGTGAACTAAATAGGGACCATTAATATTGTCTATAGTCCACTCAAACAAAACTTAGTACACATGAAATGAACTTCGTTTGGAAAATTTGTGCTTTCACTAGATGCATAGTAGGTTGGAAAATGTTTATTGATGTTTTTGAGCCTGTATTTTGCTAATTGCCATGTAACTGTTTAATTCTCAGGAGCTATGAATTAATGGAACAGGTGCTGAAAGTGTATGTATACCGAGAAGGAGCTAGACCCATCTTACATACACCATTTCTCACTGGAATTTATGCTTCCGAGGGATGGTTCATGAAGCTAATGGAAGCAAATACAAGATTCATTACTAATGACCCGAAGACGGCACACCTGTTTTACTTACCTTTCAGTTCTCGGAAGCTAGAGGAAGCCTTATATGTACAAGGTTCACATAGTCATAAGAACTTGATTCAGTATCTGCATAACTACGTAGAATTGATAGCGGGCAAACATCCTTTTTGGAACAGAACCAGAGGTGCTGATCACTTTCTTGTTGGTTGCCATGATTGGGTATGCTATTTGAGCTTTAGTTATTGGTGCATTCTATGGTGGCTACAATTACCATGACTGAGGTTTTGGCAACACTTAAAAAGTGCAACTAAAATTAAGGTCATACTCTTTTACTATTTGACAATCCtttgtgattaaaaaaaaaagacagtcTGCTGCACAAAAATCCTACATTAAGGCAGGGCCCGCGGAATTTAGTGGCGGTTTCCACAATTTAAACCCGTAACCTTGAAGTCACAGAGACAACTCAACCATTGCTGCAAAGTTCCTCTTCAatcatttataatttaaaaaataagtgtgAAAATTAAAATGTGTTGTCAAATAGTAAATAAGTATGAGTTTAGTTTTAGTCACACTTTTTAAGAGTTGTCAAGTTTTATAACCACTGCATCCACCATAATCATAGTCCCCATAAAATTCACCTtagttttcttctttgtttctctGTCAATTGCACTAGTCCTTAACTCTTTCTAATTTCTACAGTTTGTTACCAATCCTAGATAATGAAAGtaacatttttatgaattttcacATGGATAAATTATGTGACTATTGGCTTGGTCGTTGGCCGTAAGCAATGCTATTTATACCTAGATCATGCTGCTGCATGTGATTTTTCTGATTCAATCCGGCCGACTAGAgaaaaagattttattgtttttttgtaTTACTTTCAAGTCTCAACCATTCTACAGATGACACTTTTCCACTTTGCAGGCCCCTTCCGAAACAAAGGTGGACATGTCTAACTGCATAAGAGCCCTTTGCAATGCTGATGTAAAAGAAGGATTTGTCTTTGGGAAGGATGTTTCACTTCCTGAAACACATGTCCGCAATGGCCTAAATCCCACTAGAGATCTCAGTGGAAAATCGCCGTCCAAGAGGAACATTCTGGCATTCTTCGCCGGCAAAATGCATGGTTATGTTAGGCCAATTCTGTTGCAGCACTGGGAAAACAAAGATCCTGACATGAAAATCTTCGGCAAGTTGCCAAAGTCCAAAGGTGACAGGAACTACATTCAATACATGAAGAGTAGTAAGTACTGCATTTGTGCAAAAGGCTAT
This window contains:
- the LOC112755477 gene encoding probable glycosyltransferase At5g03795, which produces MGQEFSSFFRFESKRLLWFIGITFATIVAFQYLELPYGNVLLSLFSAGNIPTSGSNKIQGKDPPPVPEPINNVTIFNQGNVTIESSLETDNRTRVSGVNDSFFDLEPRNQANSSLELGESNKSSTVEGIEKTGNVSVGWKEENLRLSSYNNSMGLDLLTNHSGEENVSRPEHESASLNANSTPSMTNVSPRISTKVTSNDSNIPLFQKDKKSNSMKEENEGNTQTKNSATVSMPKENHNSHVAVPEVTTVSEMNKLFLQSHASYRSMRPKWSSGVDQELLWARSEIEHAPIVKNDPDLYGPIYHNVSMFKRSYELMEQVLKVYVYREGARPILHTPFLTGIYASEGWFMKLMEANTRFITNDPKTAHLFYLPFSSRKLEEALYVQGSHSHKNLIQYLHNYVELIAGKHPFWNRTRGADHFLVGCHDWAPSETKVDMSNCIRALCNADVKEGFVFGKDVSLPETHVRNGLNPTRDLSGKSPSKRNILAFFAGKMHGYVRPILLQHWENKDPDMKIFGKLPKSKGDRNYIQYMKSSKYCICAKGYEVNSPRVVEAIFYECVPVIISDNFVPPFLEALNWETFSVIVLEKDIPNLKSILLSIPQKRYLRLQMRVKKVQKHFLWHKNPVKYDIFHMILHSVWYNRVFSAIT